ATACGCAAGCTTGCGAATCTCGTTTCGTGAGAGGTCAAGCACCGCGATATATCCCATGCCACCAATCCAAAGGTCGCCTTCCGCGGGTTTGAGCACCGTGACCTGCTGATTCGGCAAACCCTTTACCGGCGGAATATTTGTCACATTCCCGGTATCGAAGCTGCGAATGCGCACTCCCAAATCTTTTCCTTTTTCATAATTCAAAGTGTTTCCGTGGTATAAGTTTCTGAAGTCGCTCGCGAGTGTCCCGGCGCCGGGAAAACCCCCTTCCGGTTGCCAATCCGTTTCCTTGGTCCCATGTCTTATTATCCCGCCATTGTACGCGTATAACCAGAGTTCGCCATCGGGAGCAGTGGCCAAAGAAGTCACCGCCGACTTCGGGACGGCGGCTCTCAGATGCGCCGCGAGTGAAGGCGTAAATGAAGTTATCTCGTGGGTCTGCAGATTAATTCTTCCCAAGCCGCCTCCATTGACGTTGCCATAACCAATCCACAAAGTATTTCCGGAAAGCTCCAAAGAAGAAATATAACTCATCAAAAGGCCATCTGCATCGGTCAGACGGCGCAACCGATGGCTTGATTTGTCAAATTCGATCAAGCCACCGCCGCCCGTGCCGATCCACAAATTGGAAGCGCCCATGCAAATCTGTGTGATCGCTACATCGGGAGCTACCCCCAATGGGACGAGAAAGTTTGTCCGCAAACCGTAACTGACACTCGTTAATATTCCCCGATCGGCGAACCAAAGACCGCCGTCCCCGGCGGCGAAAGTGCCTGAAGAATGCTCCTCAAGCTCCGGCCTGAAATCGCCGCAAAAACATACCTTGCTCCACTCCATCGTAAATTCCCGGGGATCGTGAATTTCCGGCACGCCCATTTTTCGCCGGCAATAATTGGCGCGTTCACTCGTCTGGACGACCGAAAACGCTTCTCCCCATAAACCGGAGTTTCCCATTGAAACCGGTTCGTTCGACCAGCCTTCAAAAATTTTCAAAGCTTGGGGCCAGCTTTGGCCCGACAAATAATCATAGGCCAAAGTCATGTTGTCTTCGTCGCGCTCGCTATCAGAATAGGACTCTTTTTTTTGATTTTGGATATTGGCATTGATCTTGGCCGACATGATATCGGCCGCGAAATTGTAGGCTTTATGATCCACGGCCCACTCGTGAGCCGTCCAACGTATATGGTTCCAAAATGTCGTGCTAACCTGCGCCCGATGCGGATGAGCCACCTGGCGCGACATCTCCAGTTTGAATTCACCGATCACGGGTGCGTTCGTGTCGTCTTGAACCGCCACGAGCGAGGCGAGCAAATAGGGAACTGTGTTGGATGCGGCCTCCTTTAATTTTGGCAAAATCCGATTGAGTGCTTGGAGCGCGCCCGCATGATCAGCGCCGTAGGCGTTCGTAAAATCATTCAGTCCCATGTCACGCGAATAACGCCTGCCCGCATCGAATAATTTTAATTCATCTATCAGGCGTTGCTCAGCCAGGGATTTTGCGGAGCCGGTATCGCCGCTTGTGATAGTCAAGTCTCGCTTGGCGATATTGGCTTCGCGGGAAAAAAATTCCGCGGCGTCACGGTTGGTGCTCGCCGCCAATGCCTTTCCATACCATTTGGCTTTTTCCGCTCCCGAAGCAGATCCATCCTGAAAGGAATATTGAATGCAAAGCTGAGCCTGCGATGTCCACTGATCGTTGGTTTTTTCCTCAAGGATTTCGCGATAAATTTCGCGCGCCTCATCTGCCTCGGAGATCAAGGGATTGATGAAACACCAGGCCAGACCCATTTTTGCCTGGCGATTTCCCGGTTCCAGAAGCAAAACCGTTTGATAGGCTTTGATCGCCTCGTCCAAATTTCGCACCCGTATAGCTTGCTCCTGCGAATCACTTTGAAAATCAGCAAAGCCATAATTGCCCACGAGGAAGGCGGGAAATAGCATTCCGGCCAGTTCCCGCCCTGCTTCCATTTGGAAGCTGGCTTCCCGGCTTCTCGTGGGCACAAAGAGGATGGCCTTGTTTTGCATGGCCAGACTGACTTCATTTTTTACCTTCTGGAACAAAGGCTCCCCGGCTGCTTCGCGAATGAGGACGTTTGTGCTGGGGCCGTACGCGCCGCGCACCTGGAGTTCAAGTTCAACCTCAAGCCTTGAGTTTTCGTAAGATTGATAATAGCCCTCCACCAGCCAGAACGCCGATGGCATTGCCGCCAGTGAATTGCCTTGAGGTGTGTCCGTGAGGCCGGCCAAATCCAGATTGATTTCGTTTCGAAGCGTTTCGACATATTCCCGCTCAAGAAGAGTGACCGGCGAATTTCGAAATTCCTCCACCAGCCTTGAACGTAATTCTTCGGGCAGATGCGCCAGGCGATTGTTGACACTGAGGTCACGGAATGTCCCGATGGCCAGATACTCCCGCGGTTTTTCGTTTCCAGGGTTGTCCCGGCTGCGTCGAACGAATTCCGCCAGGGCGGACGCCAAATCGGGACCAATATCATGAAATGGAAACACGCCCACATCGCGCATGATTCCCGTCCGGGATTCGACCAACCGGGCTATGATCGCTCGATTGGTGCCCGCCGCACTGATAGTCCCGAGCAGAAACCAATCCGCTTTTAAAAGTTTTCCGACGCGAACCGCGTCCTGCGCGCGAACCAAACCCGAGACATTCAGTTCCGCCTCGCGCAAAACCGCATTCAGTTCCTGCCGCTCGACCAGTTCAAATCCGGGGGCAGAACTCATCGCGGTATCAATCAGATCGCCCAACGTCCGGTTTTGCACATCATTTGAAAAACCAAGGCCGCCGACCGCCAGGCGAATGTGCTTGCTGGGAGTGGACTGGACGGCAGGTTGCTCCGTCGCCGGAGACTTTACGGCAAAATCGCCAGGCGTTATCGGAGGTAAAGTGGTCGGGGAGTTCGCGTAATGGCTCACCCCAAAGCAAACCGCGAGAATGGCAAAGGCAAGAGCCGAATAAAAAATAAGTTTGCGGTTCATTCCGTTGAAAGCCTTTCAATATTCATGGAACCAATCCCCTGATTTTCCCGAATCCATTCATCATCAAGTTCAGCCATGCGCAATATATTTAATGATTAAGACAAAGCCCGGCGATATTTCCTTTGAAAAAATATTCCCTATTGGTCGCAGCTATTTGACGTAGAATCTTTTCGCCAGCCCTCGTCAGTACGCGTTCATGTATCGGCCATGATCGGCGCACCCTCATCGCCCTGCCGCTCCAATCCCTTGTTCAAAAGCTAATTACGCACTCTGCAAGTTTTTTGTCAGAACGCGCAACATTTCGCTTATATCTCCTATGGTTTCACGTTTAAAAAAATCCATTCAAGGCGGCGTTAAAAAACATCAACGAATGAACCGCTCTAATGGCGTTAATTGCTTGCCTAATCCAAAGGTTTTGCTATGAACACGGGTTTAATCAGAAGAACCAGTGCAACCCTAATCATTTTGCGCCCAGCATTTTTATCAACTTCGACCCAGCCGGCTTTTTGCCATGAATTGCTCACCACCCACTATTTAATTTTATGTCAAATCGGATCATTTTAGGGATTTTGCTGGCGGTGTTAGCCCTGTCCGTGGGTTTGACTTCGCGGGCCGCCACCAATGTCGTGGCGCAAGGGGCGAATTTTCAACAAGCCATCAATGCCGCTTCGTCCGGCGACACGCTGGTGGTCCAAAGCGGCATTTACAATGGCGATCTTAATTTTGACCGGTCACTTACGGTGCTCTGTTCTGGTACGCAAATTCAATTCACTGGAAATGTCACCGTAACCAACGCCGCCGATGTCTCCTTTTCTCAGTGCCTGTTTTTTGGTTCGCTGGCCGCAACGACTAACACCGCGGTTATTTTTTCCCAAACGGTTTGTTCCAACAGCCTGACGCTTTCCGGCAGCTCGTTTCAGGCTTTTGATAGTCAATTCCTGACGCTGGCGGCGACGGGCGGCAAAGTGGTGCTGAAACGCTGTTCTGGTTCGGGCAATATCTCACTGAACGCCACAGCGTTTGAGGCGTTGCGTTTAAATTGCACCAGCCCCCTCGGGTCCAGTGGATCCATAATTGCGACGGCTCCGATTGGCTCTGTGACTCGGTTTGTGATGACGCAGAGCACGATCACCGAGTATTGGTGGTCTGTAACTGGCTACGAGGTTTATCTGGGTTATAATTCCATTTACGGCAGCGGAGGTTTCGAGCCCATTCTTTTGGCAGACTACCAAACCCTCGTCACCCTGACAGATTGCAGCGCCTTTGTAGTGGGCAATGTCTTGTATCAGGATGGAATGGCAAACGCGGATGGAGCCCCGCTGGTGATGTTGCGCGGATTTCTCCATGCCTATAATAACCGGATCCATTCGGACACCGGCGGCAGTTCTGGAAATCCGGGAACCCTCACAATTTTTGACTCCGGCGGCGATATCATCAACAACACATTTGAAATGGAAGGAGCCGTTCGTGAAGGCGGCAGCATTGGCGTAGTGAATGGAAATACCGGGCCTGTTATAATACGGGCTAACGCCTTGCATATACATAGTGGCGAGGGGATTTTTAGCGGTGGTCTCGGACAAATATCGGAGTGTTCCTATTGCTGCATTGGTTCCGACTACACTCCGCTGGATCACGTGACGGGAGTTAATTGTTTAATCACGGATCCAATTCTGGATTTGTCGGGTTACACGACAATGCAGCCGCCGCTTTCCTGGCTATCACCT
This portion of the Verrucomicrobiia bacterium genome encodes:
- a CDS encoding CsgG/HfaB family protein: MNRKLIFYSALAFAILAVCFGVSHYANSPTTLPPITPGDFAVKSPATEQPAVQSTPSKHIRLAVGGLGFSNDVQNRTLGDLIDTAMSSAPGFELVERQELNAVLREAELNVSGLVRAQDAVRVGKLLKADWFLLGTISAAGTNRAIIARLVESRTGIMRDVGVFPFHDIGPDLASALAEFVRRSRDNPGNEKPREYLAIGTFRDLSVNNRLAHLPEELRSRLVEEFRNSPVTLLEREYVETLRNEINLDLAGLTDTPQGNSLAAMPSAFWLVEGYYQSYENSRLEVELELQVRGAYGPSTNVLIREAAGEPLFQKVKNEVSLAMQNKAILFVPTRSREASFQMEAGRELAGMLFPAFLVGNYGFADFQSDSQEQAIRVRNLDEAIKAYQTVLLLEPGNRQAKMGLAWCFINPLISEADEAREIYREILEEKTNDQWTSQAQLCIQYSFQDGSASGAEKAKWYGKALAASTNRDAAEFFSREANIAKRDLTITSGDTGSAKSLAEQRLIDELKLFDAGRRYSRDMGLNDFTNAYGADHAGALQALNRILPKLKEAASNTVPYLLASLVAVQDDTNAPVIGEFKLEMSRQVAHPHRAQVSTTFWNHIRWTAHEWAVDHKAYNFAADIMSAKINANIQNQKKESYSDSERDEDNMTLAYDYLSGQSWPQALKIFEGWSNEPVSMGNSGLWGEAFSVVQTSERANYCRRKMGVPEIHDPREFTMEWSKVCFCGDFRPELEEHSSGTFAAGDGGLWFADRGILTSVSYGLRTNFLVPLGVAPDVAITQICMGASNLWIGTGGGGLIEFDKSSHRLRRLTDADGLLMSYISSLELSGNTLWIGYGNVNGGGLGRINLQTHEITSFTPSLAAHLRAAVPKSAVTSLATAPDGELWLYAYNGGIIRHGTKETDWQPEGGFPGAGTLASDFRNLYHGNTLNYEKGKDLGVRIRSFDTGNVTNIPPVKGLPNQQVTVLKPAEGDLWIGGMGYIAVLDLSRNEIRKLAYVKGRNVQKIQLGGGYIWALVGPGLLRAPIP